In Alphaproteobacteria bacterium US3C007, one genomic interval encodes:
- the uxaC gene encoding glucuronate isomerase, which produces MPLHDPNILLPADPTRRAIARALYDGVRDLPIISPHGHVDPAWFAKNEPFKNPTDLFVSPDHYVLRMLVSQGTSLAELGLVDQDGHQHADKRAIWRRFCAGYHLFRATPSRVWLEYAFEKLFDLTERPSAENADALYDAISQKLAEPAFLPRALFDRFNIEVLATTEDPLDDLSYHQSIHSSGWTGRVITTYRPDNVIDPEHKGFVQNVERLGILTECDTRNWQGYLQAHRLRRAYFRGFGATATDHGHPSARTENLSCQDAADLFDKVVRGQASSQEAERFRGQMLTEMARMSLEDGMVMQLHPGSWRNHSPTVFSAYGRDKGFDIPKPADFVGGLKPLLDRFGHEKNFTLILFTLDETTLSRELAPLAGAYPCLKLGPAWWFYDSPEGMRRYRELVTETAGFYNTVGFNDDTRALCTIPARHDMARRIDCGFLAGLVATHMLEEDEAHQVAYDLAYSLAQKAYRL; this is translated from the coding sequence ATGCCTTTACATGATCCCAATATTCTGCTTCCCGCTGATCCTACGCGTCGTGCCATTGCCCGCGCGCTTTATGATGGCGTGCGTGATCTGCCGATCATTAGCCCGCACGGCCATGTTGATCCCGCCTGGTTTGCAAAGAATGAACCTTTTAAAAATCCAACTGATCTTTTTGTAAGCCCGGATCATTATGTGCTGCGGATGCTGGTCTCGCAAGGTACTTCGCTGGCGGAGTTGGGGCTTGTCGATCAGGACGGGCATCAACACGCGGATAAGCGGGCGATTTGGCGCCGGTTTTGCGCCGGCTATCACTTGTTTCGCGCGACGCCAAGCCGCGTATGGTTAGAATATGCATTCGAAAAACTGTTCGACCTGACCGAACGCCCATCGGCTGAAAATGCCGATGCGCTTTATGATGCAATTTCTCAGAAGCTGGCTGAGCCGGCGTTTTTGCCGCGGGCGTTGTTTGATCGCTTTAATATTGAGGTTTTGGCCACCACAGAGGATCCGCTGGATGATCTGTCGTATCATCAGAGCATTCATAGCAGCGGTTGGACGGGCCGCGTTATCACCACCTACCGCCCCGATAATGTGATTGATCCAGAACATAAGGGATTTGTCCAAAATGTAGAGCGTCTGGGCATTTTAACCGAATGTGACACCCGGAATTGGCAGGGATATTTGCAAGCCCATCGCCTGCGCCGCGCTTATTTCCGCGGTTTTGGGGCAACGGCAACCGATCATGGGCATCCGTCCGCGCGCACCGAAAATCTTTCTTGCCAGGATGCTGCAGATTTGTTTGATAAAGTTGTGCGGGGCCAGGCTTCATCGCAAGAGGCCGAGCGCTTCCGTGGGCAAATGCTGACGGAGATGGCGCGGATGAGCCTAGAAGATGGTATGGTGATGCAGTTGCACCCGGGATCATGGCGCAACCATTCTCCGACTGTTTTCAGCGCTTACGGGCGTGATAAAGGGTTTGATATTCCCAAACCAGCCGATTTTGTGGGGGGGCTAAAGCCTTTGCTGGATCGCTTTGGCCATGAAAAAAACTTCACGCTTATCCTTTTCACCTTGGATGAAACCACGCTGTCGCGCGAACTGGCGCCTTTGGCTGGGGCCTATCCATGCTTAAAATTGGGGCCGGCTTGGTGGTTTTATGACAGCCCGGAAGGAATGCGGCGCTATCGCGAATTGGTTACGGAAACGGCAGGGTTTTACAACACGGTTGGATTTAACGATGATACCCGGGCTTTATGCACGATCCCGGCGCGCCATGATATGGCACGTCGGATCGATTGCGGTTTCCTAGCCGGCCTGGTTGCCACGCATATGCTGGAGGAAGACGAAGCGCATCAGGTGGCCTATGACCTGGCGTATTCTTTGGCCCAGAAGGCCTATCGTTTATGA
- a CDS encoding CoA-binding protein has translation MNSKHAYSDSFLRKILARNKVIVSVGVSLNAIRPSYFVARYLSRRGYTIIPVNPGYEGELLFGQRVYARMDQIEQPIDMVQVFRKSDAVPAIYEDALTCWPAFKTIWMQIGVKHEATACKAQASGIDVVQDLCPKMEHQRLSGELGKYGVNTGLVRARLADVI, from the coding sequence ATGAACAGCAAACACGCCTATTCTGATTCATTTCTGCGCAAGATTTTGGCGCGCAACAAGGTCATCGTTTCGGTAGGCGTCAGTCTTAACGCCATTCGCCCTAGCTATTTCGTGGCCCGTTATTTAAGCCGGCGTGGTTACACGATTATCCCGGTCAATCCTGGATATGAGGGCGAGCTGCTGTTTGGGCAACGGGTGTATGCGCGCATGGATCAAATTGAGCAACCGATCGATATGGTACAGGTTTTTCGAAAATCGGATGCGGTGCCTGCCATTTATGAAGATGCGTTGACCTGCTGGCCCGCGTTCAAAACCATTTGGATGCAAATTGGCGTGAAACATGAAGCAACTGCTTGCAAAGCGCAGGCAAGCGGCATTGACGTGGTTCAGGATCTCTGCCCAAAAATGGAGCACCAAAGGTTAAGCGGCGAATTGGGCAAATATGGCGTGAATACAGGGCTGGTGCGCGCGCGCTTGGCGGATGTGATCTAA
- a CDS encoding class I SAM-dependent methyltransferase, with amino-acid sequence MNSTFENTLSQIYWKRFQQFGSTPQGSFWATEARQALRFEIILCEIDKLSGAEGFSLADIGCGYGALVDHLLKRPASFVTSYIGYDISDQLITACKRRFEQRWASFICSPAPRQEQDFSVMSGPFNLAATRDVVLWQNYVFDALQACWSHTRVAMIFNLQVAPSARISPQSHIYYANSDQVLEHCVARFGPTKRLVHPDLPQDATFVVLKPL; translated from the coding sequence ATGAACTCAACCTTTGAAAACACACTCAGTCAGATCTATTGGAAGCGTTTTCAACAATTTGGGTCCACGCCACAAGGCAGCTTTTGGGCGACAGAGGCGCGGCAAGCCCTTCGGTTTGAAATCATTCTGTGCGAAATTGACAAGCTGTCGGGGGCAGAGGGGTTTAGCTTGGCGGATATTGGCTGCGGCTATGGCGCCTTGGTTGATCATCTTCTCAAACGGCCTGCTAGCTTTGTTACATCGTATATTGGCTATGATATTTCAGATCAATTGATTACGGCCTGTAAGCGCAGATTTGAACAAAGGTGGGCGAGCTTCATATGCAGCCCCGCGCCGCGTCAAGAACAAGACTTCTCCGTCATGTCCGGACCTTTTAATTTGGCCGCTACCCGCGATGTCGTGCTCTGGCAAAACTATGTGTTCGATGCTTTACAGGCCTGTTGGTCGCACACCCGGGTGGCAATGATTTTCAATCTTCAAGTGGCCCCGAGCGCGCGAATTTCGCCGCAGAGCCATATTTATTATGCAAATTCAGATCAGGTTTTAGAGCATTGCGTGGCGCGGTTTGGCCCGACGAAAAGGCTTGTTCACCCTGATCTGCCGCAGGATGCAACTTTCGTGGTTTTAAAGCCGCTCTGA
- a CDS encoding nitroreductase family protein yields MTYRPIPLPDRSLLTAQEAEEVSATYLAQMRRRHSVRHFDTAPISDVLLSNAISVAASAPSGANQQPWHFVIVKNPAMKMKIRLAAEAEEQKFYAGMAGDAWISALEPIGTHSVKAHLSEAPALIVVFAQRYGLTEDGARFKHYYVTESVGIAIGFLISALHQSGLVCLEHTPNPMAFLNQLCNRPANEKPMMILPVGYAAKNAEIPAAAKVKKPLGEVLSVF; encoded by the coding sequence ATGACCTACCGCCCAATCCCGCTTCCAGACCGAAGCCTTTTGACGGCGCAAGAAGCCGAAGAGGTGTCGGCTACATATTTAGCGCAGATGCGCCGGCGGCATTCTGTACGGCATTTTGACACCGCCCCTATCTCAGACGTTTTACTGTCTAACGCGATTTCTGTTGCCGCATCTGCGCCCTCTGGTGCCAATCAACAACCTTGGCATTTCGTGATTGTCAAAAACCCGGCCATGAAAATGAAAATCCGCTTGGCCGCCGAAGCAGAAGAACAAAAATTCTATGCCGGAATGGCAGGAGATGCTTGGATTTCTGCCTTAGAACCGATTGGCACGCATTCTGTAAAAGCTCATTTATCCGAGGCCCCTGCGCTGATTGTTGTGTTCGCGCAGCGCTATGGGCTAACCGAAGATGGCGCGCGTTTTAAGCATTATTATGTGACTGAGAGCGTTGGTATCGCAATTGGGTTTTTAATTTCAGCGCTGCACCAAAGTGGGTTGGTTTGTTTGGAGCATACTCCTAATCCAATGGCTTTTTTAAATCAGCTCTGTAATCGCCCGGCGAATGAAAAACCAATGATGATCTTACCGGTCGGCTATGCTGCAAAAAACGCTGAAATCCCTGCTGCCGCCAAGGTTAAAAAGCCCCTTGGTGAGGTGTTATCAGTTTTTTAA
- a CDS encoding helix-turn-helix domain-containing protein, with translation MKRKNCCPIAQALGVLGDKWSLIVLRDVIFGKKRHFNDLLASPEKISTNILSNRLKTLQQESLLCCSVDLENRRSKIYTPTEKAQDLVPVLVELYKWGEKYNDRADTAENPLQE, from the coding sequence ATGAAGCGAAAAAACTGTTGTCCAATTGCACAAGCATTAGGCGTTTTAGGGGATAAATGGTCCTTAATCGTGTTGCGGGATGTAATCTTTGGCAAAAAGCGGCATTTTAATGACCTGCTCGCCTCTCCAGAAAAAATTTCGACCAATATATTGTCAAATCGGTTGAAAACCCTGCAACAGGAAAGCCTGCTCTGTTGTTCTGTGGATTTAGAGAATAGACGGTCAAAAATTTATACACCTACAGAAAAAGCTCAAGATTTAGTGCCGGTTCTGGTCGAATTGTATAAATGGGGCGAAAAATACAATGATAGGGCCGATACGGCAGAAAATCCGCTGCAGGAATAG